Proteins encoded within one genomic window of Mycolicibacterium aubagnense:
- a CDS encoding acyl-CoA dehydrogenase, which produces MTTLVSDDMTTALARVAAGVDARAGDLDAGHADVREDLRALGAAGLFGLPDLPDTVRVIEQVSAVSLAAGFSAWAHQMAIHYLGDRPDLSEALLTAHRPGVTAMAAGLKHAAGLGQLPIVAGETRRGLRLNGPIRWASNVFDDALVVLPARTAAGRLYVVAVDVGAVGMVVDPAPTLMALGATGSTSLSLQEVEIGAERIISADLTAFVRGIKPTFLLLQTAFCVGVTGAALTAAGRATDALAAQFDGDLAGLAARADRNRRRLYEFAAAPNDVNLAEVIRLRLDAANVAGAATRLESALAGGQGYRAGTAANRRFREAAFLPVQSPSEGQLRWELKQYG; this is translated from the coding sequence ATGACGACATTGGTGTCCGACGACATGACGACCGCCTTGGCGCGGGTCGCCGCTGGGGTGGACGCCCGAGCCGGCGACCTGGACGCTGGACATGCCGATGTCCGCGAGGATCTGCGCGCGCTCGGCGCAGCCGGGTTGTTCGGGCTGCCGGACCTTCCCGACACCGTGCGCGTGATCGAGCAGGTGTCGGCGGTGAGCCTCGCGGCCGGATTCTCGGCCTGGGCACACCAGATGGCGATTCACTACCTCGGCGACCGGCCGGACCTGTCGGAGGCGTTGCTCACCGCACACCGTCCCGGTGTGACCGCCATGGCCGCCGGGCTCAAGCATGCGGCAGGCCTCGGGCAACTCCCGATCGTTGCCGGGGAGACGCGGCGCGGCCTGCGGCTCAATGGACCAATCCGGTGGGCCTCCAATGTCTTTGATGACGCGCTGGTCGTGCTGCCGGCGCGTACCGCTGCCGGGCGGCTGTACGTCGTCGCGGTCGACGTCGGCGCGGTGGGGATGGTGGTCGATCCAGCGCCCACGCTGATGGCCTTGGGCGCCACCGGTTCGACATCGCTGAGCCTGCAGGAGGTCGAGATTGGCGCCGAGCGCATCATCAGTGCGGACCTCACCGCGTTCGTCCGCGGGATCAAGCCGACGTTTCTGTTGTTGCAGACCGCGTTCTGCGTCGGGGTCACCGGCGCGGCCCTGACCGCGGCCGGGCGGGCGACCGACGCGCTCGCCGCACAGTTCGACGGTGACCTTGCCGGCCTCGCGGCACGCGCCGACCGCAACCGTCGGCGGCTCTACGAATTCGCCGCGGCGCCAAACGATGTCAATCTGGCCGAGGTGATCCGGCTGCGGCTGGACGCTGCCAACGTCGCCGGGGCGGCGACTCGACTGGAGTCGGCTCTGGCCGGTGGCCAGGGCTATCGCGCAGGGACTGCGGCCAATCGCCGCTTCCGTGAAGCAGCCTTTCTGCCCGTGCAATCACCATCGGAAGGACAACTGAGGTGGGAACTGAAGCAGTACGGATAA
- a CDS encoding ABC transporter ATP-binding protein, which yields MGTEAVRITAGVKRFGDSVVLDGIDLTVESGEFIAVLGRSGSGKSTLLRVLAGLESLSAGTVSWPAGGARPHIGVVFQDPLLMPWLTVQDNVSYARRFAHRRNGFDADYAAEVMRRFGVDGLAHRYPDQLSGGQAQRVAILRAVATRPQLLLLDEPFSALDPATRADLQQWLTTLTTELGITVLLVTHDVDEALTLAQRVVLLADGGRIRREWHLGEVDRAGLHDEILSHYRVSELWAV from the coding sequence GTGGGAACTGAAGCAGTACGGATAACCGCGGGTGTCAAGAGGTTCGGTGACAGTGTCGTACTCGACGGCATCGACCTAACGGTCGAATCGGGGGAGTTCATCGCGGTGCTGGGGCGTAGCGGCAGCGGGAAGTCGACGCTGCTGCGGGTACTGGCCGGCCTGGAATCGCTGAGCGCGGGCACCGTCAGTTGGCCCGCGGGCGGCGCGCGGCCGCACATCGGGGTGGTCTTTCAGGATCCACTGCTGATGCCGTGGCTCACGGTGCAGGACAACGTCTCGTACGCTCGGCGCTTTGCCCACCGGCGCAACGGATTCGACGCCGACTACGCCGCGGAAGTAATGCGGCGCTTCGGCGTCGACGGGCTCGCGCACCGCTATCCCGACCAGCTGTCCGGCGGGCAGGCTCAACGCGTGGCCATCCTGCGTGCCGTGGCAACGCGGCCCCAGCTGCTCTTGCTCGATGAACCGTTCAGCGCCCTGGACCCCGCGACACGTGCCGACTTGCAGCAGTGGTTGACCACCCTCACAACCGAATTGGGCATCACCGTGCTGCTGGTCACCCACGACGTCGACGAGGCGCTGACCCTCGCGCAGCGTGTCGTCCTGCTGGCGGACGGCGGTCGAATCCGGCGCGAATGGCACCTGGGCGAGGTGGATCGCGCAGGGTTGCACGACGAAATCCTCAGCCATTACCGGGTTTCCGAACTGTGGGCGGTATGA
- a CDS encoding ABC transporter substrate-binding protein → MSRLAISRRQALIAAAATAGGAFGLADLAHSATTDSAATGPLRVGYLPITDAAPLLMAHSAGLYPAGVGKPVLFRSWAALGEAFLNRQLDVVHLLMPMAVQLRYALGGGVRVLGWNHTNGSALTVAPHIRDLSDLAGSQLAIPFWWSIHNIVLQKMLRANGLQPVIRRSASRAARTVELVVMSPSDMVPALATGTIGGYVVADPFNAMAQTKKIGRIHTFLGDVWRDHACCALVTRDDVIAGRPAAVQELTDAVVTAQLALSKDRKSAAATLGGGRYLPQPVPAVALAMTYPTPPYPLRHPEWQPQRLGFQPFPFPSFTTELVKAMHDTIVDGDRRFLERLDPATVHSDLVDDTFVRNSLQAHGGPAAFGLSGDFARTEQLELA, encoded by the coding sequence ATGAGCAGGCTGGCGATCTCGCGTCGGCAGGCCCTGATCGCCGCGGCCGCGACTGCCGGAGGGGCCTTCGGACTGGCCGACCTGGCGCACAGCGCCACAACAGATTCGGCGGCGACCGGCCCGCTGCGGGTGGGGTATCTGCCGATCACCGACGCGGCGCCGCTGTTGATGGCCCACTCCGCCGGTCTGTATCCGGCCGGTGTCGGCAAGCCAGTGCTGTTCCGGAGTTGGGCGGCGCTGGGGGAAGCATTTTTGAACCGGCAACTGGATGTGGTGCACCTGCTGATGCCGATGGCTGTGCAGCTGCGGTACGCGCTCGGTGGCGGTGTCCGGGTGCTCGGCTGGAACCACACCAACGGCTCGGCGCTGACCGTCGCGCCGCACATCCGCGACCTGTCGGACCTCGCCGGCTCGCAATTGGCCATTCCGTTCTGGTGGTCGATACACAACATCGTCCTGCAGAAGATGTTGCGGGCCAACGGATTGCAGCCAGTCATCCGGCGGTCTGCTTCTCGAGCGGCCCGTACCGTCGAGCTCGTCGTGATGAGTCCGTCGGACATGGTGCCGGCGCTGGCCACCGGCACCATCGGCGGATACGTGGTGGCCGATCCGTTCAATGCGATGGCGCAGACGAAGAAGATCGGGCGCATCCACACCTTCCTCGGCGATGTGTGGCGCGATCACGCGTGCTGCGCCTTGGTGACCCGCGACGACGTGATCGCGGGCCGTCCCGCGGCCGTGCAGGAGCTCACCGATGCGGTGGTGACAGCACAACTCGCGCTGTCGAAGGACCGGAAGTCAGCGGCCGCGACACTCGGCGGCGGGCGATACTTGCCCCAGCCCGTGCCTGCGGTTGCGCTGGCGATGACCTATCCCACTCCGCCATACCCACTTCGGCACCCGGAGTGGCAGCCGCAACGGCTGGGCTTCCAGCCGTTCCCGTTCCCGAGCTTCACCACTGAGCTCGTGAAGGCCATGCACGACACCATCGTCGACGGCGACCGCAGATTCCTGGAGCGGCTGGACCCCGCCACCGTCCACAGCGATCTCGTCGACGACACCTTTGTCCGCAATTCCCTTCAGGCCCACGGCGGCCCGGCCGCCTTCGGCCTCAGCGGTGACTTCGCCCGAACCGAGCAACTGGAGCTGGCATGA
- a CDS encoding ABC transporter permease — protein sequence MTTTSVRVATDPPVAVRRWAPPVAAIAVAVGLWWLTTSVLSAPHSLLRHAAPQRVGPAVVELFARGVLLPDIGISLWRLVIGLAVAVVVGIPAGLLLGLSTAAERATAPLVQFVRMISPLSWAPIAVAVFGIGNQPVIFLIAVAAVWPVLINTAAGVRAVDPGYLDVARSFHATRWELVTAVVLPAIRGQLQTGVRVALGIAWVVLVPAEMLGVRSGLGYQVLNARDQLAYDQVVAVIVVIGALGFLLDAIARRLISPDRPGGPLNRG from the coding sequence ATGACCACAACATCTGTCCGGGTGGCGACCGATCCGCCGGTGGCAGTGCGCCGTTGGGCTCCGCCCGTCGCCGCCATCGCGGTCGCGGTCGGTCTCTGGTGGCTGACGACCAGCGTCTTGTCCGCCCCGCACTCGCTGCTTCGTCACGCTGCGCCGCAGCGCGTCGGCCCAGCTGTGGTGGAGCTGTTCGCCAGAGGCGTACTGCTGCCCGACATCGGGATCAGCCTGTGGCGGTTGGTGATCGGCCTGGCGGTGGCGGTCGTGGTCGGGATTCCGGCGGGCTTGTTGCTCGGCCTCAGCACCGCGGCCGAGCGGGCCACCGCGCCGCTCGTCCAGTTCGTCCGGATGATCTCGCCGTTGTCCTGGGCACCCATTGCCGTGGCGGTATTCGGCATCGGCAACCAGCCGGTGATCTTCCTGATCGCGGTGGCGGCCGTGTGGCCGGTGCTGATCAACACCGCGGCCGGCGTACGCGCCGTCGACCCGGGCTACCTGGATGTGGCGCGGTCGTTCCACGCCACCCGGTGGGAACTGGTGACGGCTGTGGTGCTGCCGGCGATCCGCGGCCAGCTGCAGACCGGCGTGCGCGTGGCACTGGGTATCGCGTGGGTGGTGCTGGTGCCGGCGGAAATGCTCGGTGTGCGTTCGGGTCTGGGCTACCAGGTGCTCAATGCCCGGGACCAGCTGGCCTACGACCAGGTGGTGGCGGTGATCGTGGTGATCGGTGCGCTGGGGTTCTTGCTCGATGCGATCGCGCGCCGGCTCATTTCTCCGGACCGGCCAGGGGGACCGCTCAATCGGGGATAA
- a CDS encoding 2-C-methyl-D-erythritol 4-phosphate cytidylyltransferase codes for MILSAIVTVPAGLAPADFTTPIAGEPALVRAVVAVRAVAPVSVVTAEELAGAATECLAAHGLSDVPVLTDPSPLGDGDGVLVHDVRYPLAPGELAARVAAALAEYDAVIPVVTMTDSVKSIAMHGIVLGNVDRSELVIAQYPRGFTATALSRFPHDDLAALTSADLKVGTIAGDPNAFVVDLAHDRGLLEAIVTAG; via the coding sequence GTGATTCTTTCGGCGATCGTGACCGTGCCGGCCGGCCTGGCGCCGGCCGACTTCACCACGCCGATCGCGGGGGAGCCGGCGCTGGTGCGAGCTGTCGTGGCGGTACGCGCCGTGGCGCCGGTTTCCGTGGTGACCGCCGAAGAGTTGGCGGGTGCGGCGACGGAATGCCTTGCGGCCCATGGCCTGAGTGACGTGCCCGTGCTCACCGACCCGAGCCCGCTCGGCGATGGGGACGGCGTGTTGGTGCACGACGTGCGCTACCCGCTGGCGCCCGGTGAGCTGGCGGCGCGGGTCGCCGCGGCGCTGGCCGAGTACGACGCCGTCATCCCGGTCGTGACCATGACCGACAGCGTGAAAAGCATTGCCATGCATGGCATTGTCCTGGGTAACGTCGACCGGTCGGAACTCGTCATCGCACAGTACCCACGGGGCTTCACGGCGACGGCGCTGTCCCGGTTCCCGCATGACGACCTCGCCGCGCTGACCTCAGCTGATCTGAAGGTCGGCACCATCGCAGGAGACCCCAACGCGTTCGTCGTCGACCTGGCACATGACCGGGGACTGCTGGAGGCGATCGTCACCGCTGGCTGA
- a CDS encoding IspD/TarI family cytidylyltransferase — MSASPIAVGIVLAAGIGSRVGADGNKAYLQLAGRSMVAWSVAAVAASPQIARTILVFRRGEREQVVRLMADELPGTTVEFVEGGDTRHGSEHNVLSYLAADIDAGTVDVVLIHDAARPLADAELMDTAVSTARTQGGAIPVLPAGDVLRMSADGLSAIDQSLVRVQTPQAFRAGPLWRAYQDAAATGFEGTDTSSCVERFTDLEVHGIAGSAQNFKVTFAHDVQVAERLLSRR; from the coding sequence GTGTCCGCATCCCCGATCGCCGTCGGCATCGTTCTTGCCGCCGGTATCGGCTCGCGGGTCGGGGCCGACGGCAACAAGGCATACCTGCAACTGGCCGGCCGCAGCATGGTGGCGTGGTCGGTGGCGGCAGTCGCCGCCAGCCCCCAGATCGCCCGCACCATCCTGGTGTTCCGGCGCGGTGAACGCGAACAGGTCGTACGCCTCATGGCCGACGAACTCCCTGGAACCACAGTCGAATTCGTCGAGGGCGGCGATACCCGGCACGGCTCTGAGCACAACGTCCTGAGTTACCTCGCGGCGGATATCGACGCCGGGACGGTCGATGTGGTGCTGATCCACGACGCCGCCCGCCCGCTGGCCGACGCCGAACTGATGGATACGGCTGTCAGCACCGCACGAACGCAGGGCGGCGCCATTCCGGTGCTGCCCGCTGGGGATGTGTTGCGGATGTCGGCAGACGGCCTCAGTGCCATCGACCAGTCGCTCGTCCGGGTGCAGACGCCGCAGGCCTTCCGCGCCGGGCCCCTTTGGCGGGCCTACCAGGACGCGGCCGCCACTGGCTTCGAGGGCACCGACACGTCGTCGTGTGTGGAGCGCTTCACCGATCTCGAAGTCCACGGGATCGCCGGGTCGGCCCAGAATTTCAAGGTGACCTTCGCGCACGACGTCCAGGTTGCCGAACGCCTGCTCAGCCGCCGGTAG
- a CDS encoding low temperature requirement protein A, whose product MDGAEEHAPDAHSAVRAHRLTPMRGRDPYEQHRVSTPLELLFDLTFTVAFGVGASQLAHMLAAGHVAAGITAFVFATFAICWAWINFTWFASAYDTDDWVFRLMTMVEMVGVLILALGLPAFYASIEHGHHVDNAVLVAGYVVMRIALVGQWLRAARQDPARRAAAMTYVTNVSLVQLGWIGTVFLRTSVPVTLGIWAVLIAIELTGPGLAERRCGGTPWHAHHIAERYSLLAIIALGEGVVGTVATLSATIGEQGWSADAVALAVAGTALTFGMWWVYFMVPAADVLHAHRERSFWFGYLHMPIFGAIVATGAGLDFAALTIQGHTALGPVGTVWAVVIPLGMYIALIYLLYALMLRSVDGLHLLLVVLTAAVLAATVVLAQVGVPMSVCLLVASLAPMVSVAGFEIIGHRHAAAAVEAAAGN is encoded by the coding sequence ATGGACGGGGCTGAAGAGCACGCTCCCGATGCACACAGCGCGGTGCGGGCCCATCGGTTGACGCCGATGCGGGGACGCGATCCGTATGAGCAGCACCGGGTGTCGACGCCGCTGGAACTGCTGTTCGACCTGACCTTCACCGTGGCTTTTGGGGTTGGCGCATCGCAGTTGGCGCACATGCTGGCCGCTGGTCACGTAGCGGCCGGAATCACCGCGTTTGTGTTCGCGACGTTTGCGATCTGCTGGGCCTGGATCAACTTCACCTGGTTCGCGTCGGCCTACGACACCGACGACTGGGTGTTCCGGTTGATGACCATGGTCGAGATGGTCGGTGTGCTGATCCTGGCGCTCGGCCTGCCCGCGTTCTACGCCTCGATCGAGCACGGCCACCACGTCGACAACGCGGTCTTGGTCGCGGGTTACGTGGTGATGCGAATTGCGTTGGTGGGGCAGTGGTTACGGGCCGCGCGGCAGGACCCGGCCCGGCGGGCGGCTGCGATGACGTACGTCACGAATGTGTCGTTGGTACAGCTCGGGTGGATCGGGACAGTCTTTCTGCGGACGTCGGTGCCGGTCACGCTGGGGATCTGGGCGGTGCTGATCGCCATCGAGCTGACGGGCCCGGGCCTGGCTGAACGACGCTGCGGCGGCACCCCGTGGCACGCCCATCACATCGCCGAGCGGTACAGCCTGCTGGCGATCATCGCGCTGGGCGAAGGCGTGGTCGGCACGGTGGCGACCTTGTCGGCGACGATCGGCGAGCAGGGCTGGTCGGCCGATGCGGTCGCGCTCGCGGTGGCGGGGACGGCTCTGACCTTCGGCATGTGGTGGGTGTACTTCATGGTGCCGGCGGCGGACGTGCTGCATGCCCACCGCGAACGGTCGTTCTGGTTCGGTTATCTGCACATGCCGATCTTCGGCGCCATCGTCGCGACGGGTGCGGGACTGGATTTCGCCGCGCTGACCATCCAGGGGCACACCGCGCTCGGGCCGGTCGGCACGGTGTGGGCCGTGGTCATCCCGCTGGGCATGTACATCGCGCTGATCTACCTGCTGTACGCGCTGATGCTGCGTTCGGTCGATGGCCTGCACCTGCTGCTGGTGGTGCTGACCGCCGCTGTGTTGGCGGCGACTGTTGTGCTGGCGCAGGTCGGCGTGCCGATGTCGGTCTGTCTGTTGGTGGCCAGTCTGGCGCCGATGGTGAGTGTGGCCGGGTTCGAGATCATCGGGCACCGGCACGCCGCAGCGGCCGTCGAAGCTGCCGCCGGCAACTGA
- a CDS encoding DUF1906 domain-containing protein has protein sequence MAISRRDLLKYAAAAPAAVGLGAGLQSVLGATTASAAPYGVLLDYAAGVIRAADIRSAGAVGAIRYVSDRRPGGEWMLGKPIQLPEARDLYQGGLKIVSCYQYGKESTADWLGGQAAGVQHAQRGFQLHTAAGGPIAAPIYASIDDDPTPAQYKAQVAPYLRGWESVLGHQRVGVYANSKTIEWAVQDGLGSYFWQHNWGSPGGAAHPAAALHQVEIDSQHVGGVGVDINHILKPRFGQWD, from the coding sequence GTGGCCATTTCGCGTCGTGACCTGCTGAAATACGCCGCCGCCGCGCCTGCGGCGGTCGGGCTCGGCGCCGGCTTGCAATCGGTGCTCGGTGCGACGACGGCCTCGGCGGCTCCGTACGGCGTGTTGCTGGACTACGCGGCGGGCGTGATCAGAGCGGCCGATATCCGGTCGGCGGGAGCGGTGGGCGCCATCAGGTATGTCTCGGACCGGCGACCGGGCGGCGAGTGGATGCTGGGCAAGCCCATCCAGCTGCCCGAGGCCCGCGACCTGTACCAGGGCGGACTGAAGATCGTTTCCTGCTACCAGTACGGCAAGGAGTCCACCGCCGACTGGCTGGGCGGGCAAGCCGCCGGCGTGCAGCACGCCCAGCGCGGATTCCAGTTGCACACCGCGGCGGGCGGCCCCATCGCTGCGCCGATCTACGCATCAATCGATGACGACCCAACTCCCGCCCAGTACAAAGCGCAGGTTGCGCCCTACCTTCGCGGCTGGGAATCGGTGTTGGGTCACCAGCGGGTCGGGGTCTACGCCAACTCCAAGACCATCGAGTGGGCCGTGCAGGACGGCTTGGGGTCGTACTTCTGGCAGCACAACTGGGGCTCGCCCGGCGGGGCGGCGCATCCGGCGGCGGCGCTGCATCAGGTGGAGATCGATTCGCAACACGTCGGGGGAGTCGGGGTCGACATCAACCACATCCTCAAGCCCCGCTTCGGGCAGTGGGACTGA